The genomic DNA AAATATGgaaattatttattgtattttattttatttttaaaaattaattaattaccaatCTTAAAAACAACTttaataagttatttttaaaatcattacTTAAAATTTGAACGTAATAAATTTggggaaaataattaaaagggtAAAGGtcataaatcttatttaaatatatactttttgttaatatatatatatatatatatatatataataaagaagAATACTAGTTGTGGAGAAATAGGGGCTGGCCGTTGTATCCAGGGAAAAAGCCACAGCGGCCACGTGATCAAAACATGCGTGCTTTCATCATAATATTTTTGCGAGTTTGTTGTAGAGGCTATCAGTAATTAAgaagtccattttttttaataataataaaaactatttGGGGATCATTTAAcaaaatgcaatatatatatatatatattataaaatgaatcgttaagtattttttttatttacaaaaataattttttttatgacaaacATATCACAAAATACTAAATAGACACTGTCGATGTTCAGAATTGGTCGACCATGATTTGTAACCCCGCAATGAGAAAAATAAGCACAATAGCAAAGATGATGAACAAATGACAATCAATACGCAAGGAAATTTTTACATGGTTCGTCCAGAATGATGTCTAGTCCATAATTGTTTTCTGATTATTCTAACAgagtaacaatatattattttttttctcatttgtaatgatattttgACCCTCTTTTATAGTGTAGGGGTGTTTATAACTTAcacataatccaaaataataggataataTCATGAGAACAAGGATGTCATTATCAATCCCATAAAACTAGAAGTGGATTCCTCACTACCAGAGATCTGGTTTGCCTCAGATAAAATAAGTGGGTCCTTGTCTCCGGTTGTTCCACAGCTTTCTTATTATGTAAGCTGAAGGATTAGGCCAGCGATCTGAAAACATTGTTGAGAACTCGCTTGGTTAGACCAGCAAGTTGGGAGTATCATTTGGAGTTCGCTTGGTTTTGTTGTCTGAGCTCGAGTTTTAACGACGTGTAACCTTATTCCAACGAGTTCGGCCTTAGGCCTATTGGGGGTTTCAGGAGATCGAGCAGGTCTGCTGGGTCGATCGAGTTTAGCCCATAAGAAGTGGTGCAAGAAATACCTATAACAGACACGACATTACGAGTATAATTGTTAATATTGATAACTCTTTTGAAGCCATATAATttgtacataaattaaaaaattcaagaatatatTAACTGTTTTGGAgccatataattaatattgttaatattaattatatctctaaattatataattttaaatcaattacacataataaattcaagaatttaattaaaataataaaaagtttaagagTGCACttgattcaaaattatataatttaggagtgtctttgaaataaaaaaaaaattaattatctaaatacatcataaatacatacatacatccactcatccatcaatcaatcaTAATTTTTTCCCATTCTTCGTATTTAAGTTACCAATTCTTGATGCCTCAGAAATTAAGTtactaatttaaaatatagcTTGTACGTAAATATGGgaattatttattgtattttattttatttttaaaaataaattaattacaatatcTTAAAAACAACTTTAATAAGTTATTTTTACAATCATgtgattttaaaaatcatttcttaaaatttgaacGTAATAAATTTggggaaaataattaaaagggtAAAGGtcataaatgttatttaaatatattttttttgttaatatatatatttataataaagaaGAATACTAGTTGTGGAGAACTAGGGGCTGGCCGTTGTATCCAGGGAAAAAGCCACAGTGGCCACGTGATCAAAACATGGGTGCTTTCATCACAATATCTTGCAAGTTGTTGCAGAGGCTAATTAAGAAgtccatttttttaataataatgaaagCTATTTGGGGATCATTTAAAAATgtgctaaatatatatatattttagaaaataaatcgttaaatatattttttatttacaaaagtGATTTTCTTCACGATAAATATATCTCAAAATACTAAATAGACACAGACATTATAAATATATGACAATACTATGTTGCTCATTGTTAAGCAACATAGAATTTGTCCGACAATGAGAGGAGCACGGGCCCTATGCACGTGGACCCTACGTGCATGGGATCGGGCCCCTCATTATGAGACAAATGTTATGTTGCGTGACAATAGGCACAACAAAGCCTTATAAGTATAATTCTTAATATTGATAACTCTTTGAGAGATTTTGGAATCATATAATTtgcaaagaaattaaaaagaataggAGATTAACTAAGTGtattaaataacatatatacacttaaatagtatttgttaaaataaataaaataaaattatatcaagataaattatctaaaaagttcaaaatagAAGGAGACATGAtttcttttcatataaatttaataaataaaatgaaaaatatttttatttgaaatgttttttatattctatttttttcaatttatatcttaattaacaaatactatattGGTCTAAATTTTATATCcactcaaattcaaattctattATAACTTAActtgtatataaatattgttatcttctaaaattgaaattaaataaccTTATTAAATTACAGATCAAATATAGTAAGTAACACAagaatttgttaaataattttcaatCCTTTAATTTCACGTTAAAAAAAGACTCGCTTATGCATGCTCTCATATCTTGGAATGTTTTTTATAtctatcttaattattttatattttaatttaaaaaaattaattttatattaatataagatattcaaaaaaaaattataatctccTTTATCAGTTAACCCAGTCAGCTGTTCGGATTGGCACTAAAGTCCTCAAGAGGCCTATGAGTctatcccatatatatatatatatatatataaactattagccgaatttatttgttttttctcaGCAGGGATTTCAGAATTTCAGGAGCAGAAAACCAAGTCTTCGCCAACTTGCTCCGGCTACCACCCAATccaatcttctctctctctctctacatatataCAAGTAGAGGGCATCCATCCATGTCTCTGCTTCTCGATCAGCATCTATATATGGCAGAACAGGAGACCTTCCACAAGTTCTTCAACTGCTGGATCACCGAGCAAGACTGCCTCCTCCAAGAACTCACATCCGCTGCCGCCTCTAACGACGACGACACCGTGCTCCGGCCACTCGTCGTCCGAGTCCTTCAGCATTACGAGCACTACTACGGAGCCAAGTCTCGCTGGGCCCGGGACGACATCTTCTCCATGTTCTCCCCCTCCTGGACCACCACTCTGGAGAATGCCTTCCTCTGGATCGGCGGCTGGCGCCCCTCCATGGCCTTTCACCTCCTCTTCTCCAAGTCCGGCCTTCAGCTCGAGCAGGCCCTGGAGGTCCTGATTCGCGGCCTCTGCTCTGGCGACCTCGCCGACCTCAGCCCTGCCCAGGTATCCCAGGCCGACAACTTGCAGCGCCACACCATAAGGGAGGAGAAGGAGATCACCGAGGAGATGGCCAAGCACCAGGAGACCATCGCCGATCCCTCCATGGTGGAGCTATCCCACGAGGTCTCCGAGCTGCTCCGGAATGGCGGCGGCTTCGGGGGCGAGGCGGAGACGGAGCGGTTAGAGTCGAACATAGCGGCGAAGGAGAAGCGGCTGAAGGAGATACTCCAGAGGGCGGATGACCTACGGCTGAGGACACTCAAGGGAGTGGTTGACATTTTGACTCCGGTCCAGGCCGTCCATTTCTTGATTGCGGCGGCTGAGTTGCACCTCCGGCTTCACGACTGGGGCAGGAGACGGGACGCCGTCCACGCCGCCGCCAACAACCAGCCTGATGATGGACTTCGTGGCCCTTGattggatggtggagattgcGGGTTGCACGTCCAGCAGAGTGAGAAGGGTGCAACGTAGCAATGCCTTTTCTTATTAAGGTTAGGAAATATGTATAACATAAtagtaatagaaataataataataatatatatctaatatggGTGgtaatatatctaatatataaaatatttcttcttcttattaagTCTAAATCTGCCACTGTGTACACACCGATATGTACTGGTTTGCTGTTTGTCCAGTCAAAAGAAATTGTCAAATTCATGGGacccattttattttattttttttatattggttttaaaaattaaaactgaaaTGGTATTTAATTTCGTgttctatataaaaaaaaaaaaaattgaaacgtAACGCAGAAAAGTGGTAAGAGATGTaaacaagaaggaaaaagtGTTTTTCTGTGCGTGCTTAAAAGTAAGTTTGTCCTATTAGTATActgaaattaataatatatttaaacctATACAATAACAATGGTTTGTAAAGGATAAATTAGCTGGATTTGGCCTTCTGGATCAGAATTCAGAGCTAGCTTAgctagttgttgttgttgttgtttctatTCTTTCTAGGCTAGGCATTTCGATTTTGAAGCCATCATCGATATATTAAACCCTTGCCCAGCTGTGTGTGTCAAGCTAATTAATGTTGAACAGTGCATGCATTTTTAGGTAGGTAACTCGGCCTCGGCAAAGCAACTCTGCCACTAGAAGCCATCTAGGAATGATGTTTCATTATGTCGGCAACATATTGGGAAAACCGAGATTCGAGCAACTGGAGACCTCCcctcccatcccatcccatcccatcccatcccaacCTCGCTgttaattacatatatacataaaaacaGATAAAAAATGTTTGATATTAAATCATGCTAATAGTTAAAAGTACTGTTGAAAAGTTCACCTCTTTTAAATTATAGGCCCATTTATTGTAggttaattaaagaaattataccttttaacttcttagattataatttctaaaatttaaaataagttgtgaacctgtttgctacaacttcttagaagttgtagttaaatagttgtggtgtttgataccataagctgtaaaataacttatttttgtataattttctataatacCTTTAGTAgttataaaatgataatttaaaaattaattagtgtatatgtataagtttcaagtgttataaaaaaattaattaaagtatagagagaggaagatggcgagagagaggaagagatctgaaaatggagatggcggtagagaagaaaaacccataattgcgtagacaagagggtaattctttgttaaaaataaatacaaaattgtcATAATAATGTAATCATTTAAATAGAAGTTGcaaaagctggggtaccccagttttgaaaaagccagcttctaccccttcaaaaagctagtagaagctataagttagaattttataagataaaacaaacactacatcccaacttttttgaaactAGAAGTTAAAAGTTGCAGTTTTTAAGTTGCAACAAACATGCCCATAATATCAAACAGCtcaatacataaattattaaggCCTCAAAAATAAGAGGGGCCCCCAAAATGTAAGAGCAAGAGATCCAAGATGAGAGACGTCAGAGAAAAAGAGATGAGAGTCAGAGGAGAGTAGCAGACACTGGAAGGGATattggagaaagagaaatgagacaCTAAAGGACGGGAGGAGATGGCCGAGAAGATGCGCCCAAAATGACAGTAGATGCTGAAgagttaaaaagaaagagaataacAAGGGACTCCAGAGGTGGAGGATGGGAGGAGTCCAAGGGACACTAGAGGTAGAGAAAATGTGATCACGCACttacacgagagagagagagatactaGAGGACTAAGAACGAGATGAAAGAGACCAAGGGATGCCTGATACTAGAGGTGGTGGAGAACCAAGGACTGGAGGAACGAGAACAAAGGACGTCAGACAGCCGAAGATGGAGGAGATGCGGTCAACCGGTCAAACACTCACGCGGgaaagagagtgagaggtgAAAAGACTCACTCTAGCCGCACTTGCCATTAAATGTTGAGATTTAACAATTGTAATTGATTAACATTTGACagcatgagagagagaaaatcatAAACTAAGATAGAAGATGGAATGAGTTACCATTTATGTTTAACTATggtacaaaaaatattaagtaatttaactatattattaattaaaaaaaattattttctaattttaaatacaaatatttaattaacaatttaacatcttgaaaaataagaaaaataaattttaaataattttaagatttatatatatattattaaagggTTACCAAATAAATTCCTGCTTAGGGCTGCAGATGCTGTTAGAGTCGACCCTGATATCAAAACACACTTTTCATActccttagaattatttttgtaaaaccACTAAAACACACTTTTCATTAGTCTTATCATTCATATTTGGTGTGTCATGAgaaaaaatactgaaaaaaaataaatttataaatggaTCAATCTAGCTTAATTGGGACAACCTGGTAGCAAAAGGCCTTAGGTGATGATTGCGAAAGATGACAGTTGAAGAAGGCAACGCAGGATGGTTGCAAAAGACGATGGCTGAGGAATGCGACGTCGAACTACTATTGGAGATGACGCTAGACTATTGAGAAAGGTGACGTCGGACGGTTGAGAAAGGCGACGCCGGACAACTGTGGAAGACAGCTTTAGAAGATGACAGTTGAGGAAGGTGACGTCGAACGACTATAGAAGAAGACGGCCGAGGAAGGCAATGTTAGATGGCTTCGGAAGATGATAGTTGAGGAAGGCGATGCAAGACGGTTGCGGAAGACAATAATTGTAGACGAAGGCAATGCAAGGAAAAGACGATCGTAGGCTACGAGGTGCAAGACGATTGTGAGTCGCTAGGAATGCGACGATCGTGGGCTAGAGAAGCATAATGACCGCAAGTCGTGAGGCGTGCTATGATCGTGAGGTGTGCAATGGCTACATCGTAGCAAAAGTAGTCTCCCAAATACGTCGAGGGAGGGTCCCACACAATGTGTAAATTTGATAACTCCAATAGTTAAAAATCCTTGTAGGAAAATGATAGACAATTATCCACAAAGAATTTTATCCCCAAAAAGggaaagataaatatcatctataaaagatagataTTATCCACAACAATCATAATTCCAGTTAAATTaggattaatcaagataaacgttatctatAAAAATCCTAATCCTGAGACACTTTGGATCActctatatttctctataaatagacaaGCACTCATTCCATAAAAGGTACGTCTCTGATACTAGTGTAAATATTGCTCTACATCTTTTATCACTCTCAGTGTTTGACTTAAGTATCCGAGTGTTTGTGCGAGGACCCTCCTCACCCTCTGAAATTTTTTTCCTTGCAAAATCAAGGGCTTGATGATGACGTTTCCCGAcaactaaatttattattgtatctttcCAACGACAATTGGCCCCGTTTGTGGGAAGTCGTACAAAAAGCTAATTAGTTTGTTTGCAATGGCCCAAACTAGAAGTACTACTAATCAACAATAAAAATAGGACGGAATAAAGGTGTAGTCACTGAAGCCATGGAGACACTAGAAGACTCCTGCCTCGGGGCACCAGACAACTCCTCCCCTGGGGCACCAGACAGCTCCTCCCCAGGGGCACCAAACAGCTTATTTGATGGAACATCAGACGGCTCCTCACCCGGGGCACCAGATGGTTCCTCCCCTAAAGCACCAAACGGCTCCTCCATCGGGGaacaaaatgacttctttcttGAGGCATTAAACGGCTCCTCATTTAGAGCGCCAGGTAGCTCCTTCATTAGGGCACCATACAATTTCTTCCCACGAACAGCTTGGGGCTCTTCTTCAAAACTAACCAAGTATACATCCTTAGGCTCCACCAGAAGTTCTGTGGATGGGTGGTCAGCATGGTTTTTATCCTCTAGTATCATTGGGAATTCCAAGGCCAGTATGGGATACCACCTCAAAATCATTTTAGATTTCACTCCCAATACCAACCTGAATCTTATTTCCAGAACCAACAAAGGCCTCGTACGGCATATTTTGTTGATCACTCAGGATATACCTTTTCCATGGTGTCATGAGAAGAATATGAAGTTCTACAATGCCAACATCAACATGAGGAGGGAATATGAGCATTATGAGAAGCCACTGATTTACTAAAGAAAATGCCCCCCCAAATAATTCAACCATCAAATCGTAGGAAGTTTACAACCAATTAAAGCCACCTCATGGAAGAATGAGATGAGAGTTCAGAGTCTACACCTAAACAGCATAGGGATCAATCCTATCATACTAGCCCCCAAAGAACTCATACTCGAAATCCTTCTTTTTCCCAAATATATGGAGGGGAAAGGGGAAAAGCACCAAAGAGACACAAGGGTActcaaaaaaattcttaaacagGAAAATATCTAGAAGATGTTGAAGGTACGTATACAGATAAGGAATGACCTCTCCCTAGAGGGGTGGTATAGAAGATTGAAAAAATGGAGGAATCATTGACAATGGGTGAAACAACAAACATGGAAAAAATGATCGAGAGGATCCTAGAACAGAAAAAATTGCTGCCCACACCTAATGAGTGGTATAGAAAGAGAATCCCCTTCACATCGGCTATCATGGATATGACTCCACCTAGAAAATTTAAGATGCCTCAAATGAGTGTGTACTCAGGTAAAGGCGATCCCCACGACCACGTTCAAAATTATGAATCACTGATGGTTTTACATGGATAGGGAGATGAAATCATGTGCAGAGCTTTTCCCTTAACTCTAATAGAACATGCTCGAGCTTGGTACAACGGTCTACTAGAGCATTCCATATCCACTTTTGAACGTTGAAATATGAGTTCATGAAAGCTTTCATCATAAATAGCCAACAGAAGAAAGATGTTACATACCTTCTTAGCATTAAGCAAAGTGGTAAAGAAACGTTACGCTAATATATTAATAGATTTCGAAATGCCACACTAGAGGTTCAAGATTTGCAAGTACGAGTAGCTGTTGTAGCTCTACTACACAGAACACGATCTACATCATTATAGAAATCCTTGGCTAAAGAACCGCCGGTTTCTCTGGCAGATTTTTTCGTGAGAGCAAACAAATATATTCTACAAATGGATGTTATGAATACTGTGGGGACAAATGAAGAAAAGGATCAGAAATTGAATGGACAAGATCCCAAAGACTGTGACAATAGAACTGAAGATAGGGCTAGAAGAAACGATAGCGCCTCGAGGCTGTAGTATAAAAACTACATGTTGTTGTAccttttgtatattagttttgatgatgaaaaatatattttgtttaatccctaagtcatgagtcaaagttgtggttttcaacataaatcaatttcaatatcaagtattactttgagagaatgaaaaccaaatgaatttcaagtattgagatttcaaagtcatatttttctaagtctggaaagttagcaccttataaggagacatatatgaaaatgttttctttttagaaaactaactcccggtaattcaattactaacattcattagtgataaaatgatttttaacaaatttttcaagaaatagaaagtatattgtgggatttgtcgactaacagtgtgtttgtttgtgccttggtcgactaactttatgcattggtcgactaacaatatatatgttatggtcttggtcgactaatCTTAaaccttggtcgactaacagagcTCTTGATATGACTTGATCGACTAATTCTTTGAGTCTGTCGACAGATGGGTttccttggtcgactaactgccatgtgtatttttgtcttggtcAACTAAGTGCCTTGTTATCTTTATGACTTGGTTGaccaacctattttctctgtcgactaagatt from Diospyros lotus cultivar Yz01 chromosome 4, ASM1463336v1, whole genome shotgun sequence includes the following:
- the LOC127800146 gene encoding protein DOG1-like 4, with translation MSLLLDQHLYMAEQETFHKFFNCWITEQDCLLQELTSAAASNDDDTVLRPLVVRVLQHYEHYYGAKSRWARDDIFSMFSPSWTTTLENAFLWIGGWRPSMAFHLLFSKSGLQLEQALEVLIRGLCSGDLADLSPAQVSQADNLQRHTIREEKEITEEMAKHQETIADPSMVELSHEVSELLRNGGGFGGEAETERLESNIAAKEKRLKEILQRADDLRLRTLKGVVDILTPVQAVHFLIAAAELHLRLHDWGRRRDAVHAAANNQPDDGLRGP